In Coleofasciculus sp. FACHB-T130, the following proteins share a genomic window:
- a CDS encoding Tab2/Atab2 family RNA-binding protein translates to MNRVWQADFYRRPLKDEKGQVLWELLLCDATRSFSYDAFCPQSEANASWLVSQLQQAAGGNLPHLIQVFRPQSLSLIQAAAQQLGIQVEATRRTGALKEYLQQKAKLYPNLDNYTYTGELPSLDKPPPVPLPENLWGEQWRFATLPAVAVVEAFAERPIPILEMPEFLLPINLGLASTVPVPGVVIYGGRQSMRLARWLQEARPVSLNYIAGAPDGLILEAGLVDRWIVATFEDKEVTAAAKAYQQRQQQSRGLHFLLVQPDESGMTYSGFWLLRGED, encoded by the coding sequence ATGAATCGGGTTTGGCAAGCTGATTTTTATCGGCGTCCTCTCAAAGATGAAAAAGGGCAGGTGTTGTGGGAATTGTTGCTTTGCGACGCCACACGCAGCTTTAGTTATGACGCTTTTTGTCCTCAATCTGAAGCGAATGCTAGCTGGCTGGTTTCTCAGTTGCAGCAAGCAGCGGGTGGAAATCTGCCGCATCTCATCCAAGTGTTTCGTCCCCAGTCCTTGAGTTTGATTCAGGCAGCGGCGCAACAACTGGGTATTCAGGTGGAAGCGACTCGACGCACTGGGGCGCTGAAGGAATATTTGCAACAGAAGGCGAAACTATATCCCAATCTCGATAACTATACCTACACTGGCGAACTCCCATCGCTGGACAAACCGCCGCCAGTCCCATTGCCAGAAAACCTTTGGGGAGAACAATGGCGATTTGCCACGCTTCCGGCGGTTGCTGTGGTGGAGGCTTTTGCAGAACGCCCGATTCCGATTCTGGAGATGCCAGAATTTCTCTTGCCGATTAATCTGGGTTTAGCGTCTACGGTGCCAGTCCCCGGTGTGGTTATTTACGGTGGGCGGCAATCGATGCGTTTGGCGCGTTGGCTACAAGAAGCGCGTCCCGTGTCTCTTAATTACATTGCGGGTGCGCCGGATGGGTTGATATTAGAAGCGGGATTGGTTGACCGCTGGATTGTTGCCACTTTTGAGGATAAAGAAGTTACGGCAGCAGCTAAAGCTTATCAACAGCGCCAGCAGCAGAGTCGCGGATTGCACTTTTTGCTGGTGCAACCGGATGAGTCGGGGATGACGTATAGCGGCTTTTGGCTGTTACGAGGAGAGGATTGA
- a CDS encoding pentapeptide repeat-containing protein, with protein sequence MKLKLFATLTLLAPLFLTMPVKAENPLHVKQLLSTRECVRCDLSGANLSGAHLIGADLREANLQGANLTNANLEGADLTKANLTAANLTSAFVTNANFQQANLNAVNFTNAKIYDANVYGASMDDLILTDAEIFNTGIGIGGEDADIPRWD encoded by the coding sequence ATGAAACTCAAGCTATTCGCGACACTAACATTACTCGCTCCACTATTTTTAACTATGCCAGTGAAAGCGGAGAATCCGCTACACGTAAAACAGCTATTGTCAACGAGGGAATGTGTTCGGTGCGATTTATCAGGAGCCAATCTCAGCGGCGCACATTTGATTGGTGCGGACTTGAGAGAAGCCAATTTGCAAGGCGCTAACCTGACGAATGCAAACCTCGAAGGTGCCGATCTGACGAAGGCAAACTTGACAGCAGCTAATTTAACATCAGCTTTTGTAACGAATGCCAATTTTCAGCAAGCCAATCTCAACGCCGTGAATTTTACGAACGCTAAAATTTATGACGCTAATGTGTATGGGGCATCAATGGATGACCTGATTCTCACGGATGCTGAAATATTTAACACCGGAATCGGTATTGGTGGGGAAGATGCCGATATTCCTCGTTGGGACTAG
- a CDS encoding GDP-mannose 4,6-dehydratase, translating into MCKLYISAGLVLNLGASVIDILRGHRVLVTGASGFMGSWLTECLLEQGAMVTTILADWNPDSHFVRSGIVHRVKNVVGSIEDYDLLEKVIGDHGIDTVFHLAAVSVEGLAFEKPRLAFEINIRGTYNILEACRVRSDLVRRVIVASSDKAYGDSPVLPYTEDMPTLGRHPYDVSKSCADLIARSYYHSYGLPVAIGRFGNIYGGGDLNWSRLIPNTIRRLLSNESPLVRMPEIGNFMRDFLYVKDAAYAYIAMFEGLARPEVHGEAFNFAMGGSWTVLEIVQKLQQLMNCEHIEPVIMNQSHGEIWHQQVSAEKAQKMLGWSPRYSFDKGLAETIEWYLEYLSPSMVGNIPSSVILSV; encoded by the coding sequence ATGTGCAAACTGTATATTAGTGCAGGTTTAGTTCTAAATTTAGGTGCATCAGTGATTGATATTCTGCGCGGTCATCGAGTGTTAGTAACCGGAGCTTCCGGTTTTATGGGTTCTTGGTTGACTGAGTGCTTATTAGAGCAGGGCGCGATGGTGACGACTATACTGGCTGACTGGAACCCGGACAGTCATTTTGTGCGTAGCGGAATCGTTCATCGTGTCAAAAACGTTGTCGGGTCAATCGAAGATTACGATTTACTTGAAAAGGTGATTGGCGACCACGGCATTGATACAGTGTTTCACTTAGCAGCAGTGTCGGTAGAAGGTTTGGCGTTTGAGAAACCTCGACTGGCATTTGAGATAAACATTCGTGGCACATACAACATATTGGAAGCCTGTCGCGTCCGTTCAGATTTAGTGCGGCGGGTGATAGTGGCATCGAGTGACAAAGCCTACGGTGATAGTCCCGTCTTACCCTATACAGAAGATATGCCAACGCTGGGCAGACATCCTTACGATGTCTCTAAAAGCTGCGCTGACCTAATTGCTCGAAGCTACTATCACAGCTACGGATTGCCTGTGGCTATAGGGCGGTTTGGTAATATCTACGGCGGTGGGGATTTAAACTGGAGCCGACTGATCCCAAATACGATTCGACGGCTACTGAGCAATGAAAGCCCTCTGGTTCGTATGCCCGAAATAGGGAATTTTATGCGGGACTTTTTATATGTCAAAGATGCAGCCTATGCCTATATTGCAATGTTTGAAGGGCTAGCTCGTCCAGAAGTTCATGGAGAGGCTTTCAACTTCGCAATGGGTGGTAGTTGGACGGTGCTAGAAATAGTGCAAAAGCTCCAGCAACTGATGAATTGCGAACACATAGAGCCTGTAATTATGAATCAAAGCCACGGGGAAATTTGGCACCAGCAGGTATCGGCAGAAAAGGCGCAAAAAATGCTTGGGTGGAGTCCCCGATATTCTTTTGATAAAGGACTAGCTGAAACAATTGAGTGGTATCTGGAGTATTTATCACCTTCAATGGTGGGCAATATTCCATCTTCAGTAATATTAAGTGTCTAG
- a CDS encoding WbuC family cupin fold metalloprotein, which yields MFKRLDQNLIDTVAQQASSSDRLRQSYNFHTLEEKVQRSLICLQPGTYVRPHRHKRVGLNGFELCLILQGAVGMLLFNEQGAIIHQEQISADGKTSGIELLEGTYHTLIALLPNTVIFEVKEGPYDSTTDKEFLSCFPLEGTIAAQKLVQTWHSYFVSPI from the coding sequence ATGTTTAAACGTCTCGACCAAAATTTAATAGACACAGTAGCCCAACAAGCATCCAGTAGCGATCGCTTACGACAAAGCTACAACTTCCACACCTTAGAAGAAAAAGTTCAGCGATCCCTGATTTGTCTACAACCAGGGACTTATGTGCGCCCCCATCGCCATAAACGGGTAGGTCTCAATGGATTCGAGCTGTGCCTGATTTTGCAGGGAGCTGTAGGAATGCTTTTATTTAACGAGCAAGGCGCAATTATTCACCAAGAACAGATTAGTGCCGATGGAAAAACTTCTGGGATTGAATTACTGGAAGGAACTTACCATACACTAATCGCTTTATTGCCAAATACTGTAATTTTTGAAGTTAAAGAAGGGCCTTACGATTCCACTACCGATAAAGAATTTCTTTCATGTTTCCCTTTGGAAGGAACGATAGCGGCTCAGAAACTGGTGCAAACCTGGCATAGTTACTTTGTTAGCCCAATATAA
- a CDS encoding cytochrome P450, protein MLQDITTEIAYFDSLPYLATVLGITSIAGIIGWRWWKQNNTYKSLRSLPSPPQHWLLGNLPQLLAAVKQKKLFQQMFDWSQELGPMYVIWKVNQPAVILSKAKVIEDTIVNGMKDGSLIRSEQLRKAWNDVSGPILLGETGAEWQWRRKAWNPEFSSTSLTKYAEIISEACEQVIATLKEVPPSKEVQVDPLFVELTMRVISCLVLGIPVDRKSATPEGPPLEVSKVYEAMSVVGYRFLRQATGEKIWMKYLPSKNSQDYWAARRYLEEFLTPRVDLALRFREQNKTDLPQVSSWFSESMLVKIAAKEPKYNRDTLIAECVELLIAGTDTTAHTLSFAVGELSFNKRVFQQAQDIVDQVWQSKGLINTESLKELAYISAIIKETLRLYSVASGSTSLEAQRDTLIEGKVIPRGTKISWSMLAAGRDPEIYANPEEFLPERWLDKSKENSSLPMIDFGSGPHRCLGEHLSMLEGTMMLALLLRNFDWELVKGRSSLEQLQQNLLIYPSDKMPVRFKLRNSLPQQKPISKV, encoded by the coding sequence ATGCTTCAAGACATTACTACTGAGATTGCTTATTTCGACTCACTTCCATATTTAGCCACAGTCTTAGGCATTACTAGCATAGCGGGAATAATTGGGTGGCGCTGGTGGAAACAAAATAACACATACAAATCGCTGCGATCGCTCCCTTCACCTCCTCAACACTGGCTGTTAGGAAATCTTCCTCAACTATTAGCAGCAGTGAAACAGAAGAAATTATTCCAGCAAATGTTTGATTGGAGTCAAGAGCTAGGCCCAATGTATGTTATATGGAAGGTCAATCAGCCTGCTGTTATTTTAAGTAAAGCAAAAGTTATCGAAGATACCATTGTCAATGGGATGAAAGATGGTAGCTTAATCAGGTCGGAGCAATTACGCAAAGCTTGGAACGATGTCAGTGGTCCGATTCTATTAGGAGAAACTGGGGCTGAGTGGCAGTGGCGACGCAAAGCTTGGAATCCCGAATTCAGTTCTACCAGCCTCACGAAATATGCAGAAATTATTAGCGAGGCTTGCGAGCAAGTAATTGCTACATTGAAGGAAGTACCGCCATCAAAAGAAGTTCAGGTAGATCCTCTGTTTGTAGAACTTACAATGAGAGTGATTTCTTGTCTAGTGCTGGGAATTCCAGTGGATAGAAAGAGCGCTACTCCTGAAGGACCGCCCCTGGAAGTTTCCAAAGTGTACGAAGCGATGTCTGTTGTAGGCTATCGGTTCCTACGACAAGCTACTGGCGAGAAGATATGGATGAAATATTTGCCCTCTAAAAATTCACAAGATTATTGGGCAGCAAGGCGATATTTAGAGGAATTCTTAACTCCCCGTGTAGACTTAGCTTTACGGTTTAGAGAACAAAACAAGACCGATTTACCACAGGTAAGTTCTTGGTTCTCCGAATCAATGTTAGTCAAAATCGCTGCCAAAGAACCAAAATACAATCGCGACACATTAATAGCAGAATGTGTTGAACTCTTAATCGCTGGTACTGATACAACAGCCCATACTTTATCCTTTGCAGTAGGAGAGTTGAGCTTCAATAAAAGGGTTTTTCAGCAAGCACAAGACATCGTTGACCAAGTTTGGCAAAGCAAAGGCTTGATAAATACCGAAAGCCTCAAGGAATTGGCTTATATTAGCGCAATTATTAAGGAGACCTTGCGCCTTTATTCCGTAGCCTCAGGCTCGACTTCATTGGAGGCTCAACGCGACACCCTCATTGAGGGTAAAGTGATTCCTCGCGGTACAAAAATATCCTGGTCAATGCTTGCTGCGGGAAGAGATCCAGAAATCTATGCTAATCCAGAGGAATTTCTGCCAGAACGTTGGTTAGATAAAAGTAAGGAAAATAGTTCGCTGCCAATGATAGACTTTGGCTCAGGACCTCATCGTTGCTTGGGGGAGCATTTATCCATGCTCGAAGGAACGATGATGCTAGCATTATTGCTCCGCAACTTTGACTGGGAGTTAGTTAAGGGCCGTTCTTCTCTGGAACAATTACAGCAAAACCTGTTAATTTATCCGTCTGATAAAATGCCAGTGCGCTTTAAATTGAGAAATTCGCTTCCACAACAAAAACCTATATCCAAGGTTTGA
- a CDS encoding SH3 domain-containing protein: protein MSNSRNSLTAIALLCFYTTGLQLIAQTKANASTPTLQAQSRPAQNQGVCSFINGNNVNIRSAPSTQSNVVAKLNRGDTVRAVRKQGSWVQISGRVTSQPGVTPEVVKPLKGWVLNTYINGCSEDQFDRWRT from the coding sequence ATGAGCAATTCGAGAAATTCTCTGACAGCGATCGCACTGCTATGTTTCTATACCACTGGCTTGCAGCTAATCGCCCAAACAAAGGCAAATGCATCTACACCAACGTTACAGGCTCAATCGAGACCTGCACAAAACCAAGGCGTATGTTCATTTATTAATGGAAATAATGTCAATATCCGCAGTGCCCCCAGTACTCAATCCAATGTAGTCGCTAAACTCAATAGAGGCGATACAGTTCGGGCAGTGCGAAAACAGGGTAGCTGGGTTCAAATCTCTGGAAGAGTAACCTCACAACCCGGAGTGACTCCGGAGGTGGTTAAACCTCTGAAGGGTTGGGTTCTCAATACTTATATCAATGGATGCTCGGAAGATCAATTCGATCGATGGCGGACATAA
- a CDS encoding S-methyl-5'-thioadenosine phosphorylase, with translation MTQARIGIIGGSGLYKMEALKDVEEMQISTPFGFPSDALILGTLEGTRVAFLARHGRNHTLLPSELPFRANIYAMKQLGVEYLISASAVGSLKEEAKPLDMVVPDQFIDRTKNRVSTFFGEGIVAHIAFADPVCNQLAGVVADAIASLNLPDVTLHRGGTYVCMEGPAFSTKAESHLYRSWGATIIGMTNLPEAKLAREAEIAYATLALVTDYDCWHPDHDSVTVEMVIANLQRNATNAQKVIQETVRRLSENPPVSDAHSALKYAILTRLENVPAATKEKMELLLKKYL, from the coding sequence ATGACTCAGGCTCGGATTGGGATTATTGGTGGCAGCGGTCTCTACAAGATGGAGGCTCTCAAAGATGTGGAAGAGATGCAAATCTCCACGCCTTTTGGCTTCCCCTCTGATGCCTTGATATTGGGAACTTTGGAAGGAACGCGGGTGGCTTTCCTGGCACGTCACGGTCGCAATCACACGCTGTTGCCTTCTGAGTTGCCGTTTCGAGCCAATATCTACGCCATGAAGCAGCTAGGCGTCGAGTACCTGATCTCTGCATCGGCGGTAGGTTCTCTCAAAGAAGAAGCGAAACCTTTAGATATGGTAGTGCCGGATCAATTTATTGACCGCACCAAGAATCGAGTTTCTACCTTTTTTGGGGAAGGGATTGTGGCTCATATTGCGTTTGCCGATCCCGTGTGCAATCAATTGGCTGGAGTTGTAGCAGATGCGATCGCATCTTTAAACTTACCCGATGTCACGCTCCATCGCGGTGGCACTTATGTTTGTATGGAAGGGCCAGCATTTTCTACAAAAGCTGAATCCCATCTTTACCGCAGTTGGGGTGCCACAATTATTGGCATGACTAATTTACCAGAGGCGAAGTTAGCCAGAGAAGCAGAAATTGCTTATGCAACCTTAGCATTAGTAACCGATTACGATTGTTGGCACCCCGATCACGATAGCGTAACGGTAGAAATGGTGATTGCCAATCTGCAACGCAATGCAACCAATGCTCAAAAGGTGATTCAAGAAACTGTCCGGCGTCTGAGTGAAAATCCGCCAGTTTCTGATGCTCACTCTGCCTTAAAATATGCGATACTCACGCGGCTGGAGAACGTTCCGGCAGCAACGAAGGAGAAAATGGAGTTGCTGTTGAAGAAGTATTTGTAG